GGTTCGCCTTGCGTTGAATATTTGGACAACCTTTTAACTTCTACTTCTTCTCCGGTTATAAGGTTTCCCTGTGTTCACAGCAAAATAGACTCTTATTAGTTGATATGAGAATCATGCTTGGCCTAATTTATTACTTAATTACCTTATAAACAGTCCCAAATCCACCTCTCCCCAGCCTGTTAGCTTCATCAAAACCATCAGTTGCAGCACTAATGCTGATAAAATCATATTGTTGAAATCCACCATCACCAATATAGTCAGCACCTGATTCACCAAGCAAAGAAATTATCAAGGGTTAGTTCCCGCCAAATTTATAACACTTGAACTTACTCTTATGATGgatatatacaaaaaatactcTTACTCTCGGTGGCTTCGTATGATGTCTTACTTGCTCGAACCAAGATAAAGATACACGCAGTAAAAATATTAGAGCAAGTGCAACTGAAACAGCAATGTGGATGTAAACTTGTCTTGTACTGTTATCATCTTTCTTTTCTGGTATTGTTTTTTTACCATTGGTTCTTACATCCGGTTTAAAAGTGTTACCTGGTATTGTATCTTTTTCTGCAGAAATAAGAAAAGAGTTCTTCGTTAGATGATGCACAAAACAAATCTTCAAGGACAAAGCTAGCAACAGGTACGcggaaaaatgactctactactatggaacggagggagtacaatacaCACTGCATATCAGCACATATACAGACTGCAcattacacacaatatacacacgaCACACCACACCACACTAACACTATATTTATTGCACACACAACAAATACATTAGCACAAACAAGTGGAGTAAAATTTATATAGAAATACATAATTTCAaagtttgtttattttttgaCGTACCAAATAtagaatttgaaaataaatactcACTCTTTTCCACCACAAATAATTGATATTCATTTTTTGGTTTTCCACTACAAGtgatcaatttttatttttagaaaaaataaaaccTATTTACTCTCTCTACTCCTACGgtattctctctccacttaacacaataaaaatcattttcttaattttgcCCGACAGAAAGAATTACCTGGCTGAGAGGCCGACGAGGAAGGTAATGAAGCAATAACAGGCACCCCTAATTCCACCAAACGAGTTTCATTGTAGAACACAGAAAGTTCATATTGAACGTTGCAATCGGGGTTTAGCACTCTGAAGCCTTCTGCGGCAACACTTCCGAAAGATTTGGATGCCTCTCTCAAGCATGCCTGACAATCTAGCAATGATAATTCCGGAGAACACTGCACCAGACCATAAATCTTCGAAAACTCATTATCTGAGAAAGGCCTACTCCCTACACCGACCTTGATCTTGGAACTGCCTTTAGCGGCCCTTGCCACGAGATCGGCCATCAGGACCGCCCTCTCTGCCCTGAATTTGTCCCCATTTGAAACATTTCGATCACTGCTTACCAGAAAAGTGGGTTCTGCCGTCTTCATCTCGTATAGTGGATCGTTAGTGTAGCGCATGGTGCAGTGTTTGTACCATATAGCAGCCTGTCTCGCATTGGGGCACTCACGAAGCACCTGGACCGAGGCCAGCTTCACACAGACGCGACACATGTGGAGGGTCACGTCAGCTCTGCAGAGGGCGAAGCCGTTGACGGTGTTTGGGGCGTGCCCGATGGACGCGCTTTGGAAGCCGTAGTCACTCATGTTCGAGTAAAGGGAGAGGTGCAGATTGACTGCATAGAATGTGTAATTCGTTATGGTGGTGTTGAGGTATATTAAAGGCGTGTTTAGTGTATAGTTTCCGTTGTCGGTGCATTTGAATAGATGGTTCTCTGCTTTAACGCAGGTTGATGAAAGGTATATGATGATCAAGACAATCATGGACATTTTTCAATTCTCTAGAGAAATTCTTTGTGGGATTGTTGGCAAATTTAAAGACAAAAACCTCAATCATCAATATTCGGATGATCGAGCATGAGTTTTACATTACAAGATAGTGTAATAGTCAAACTTTCCAAAATACTTGTGAAACAAAATATCTCCAATATTTGTGTTTGTAATCCAAATGGTAGAACAGACCATACAACCTTACCCATTACTAAAATTCAATAGAGTGCCCAATTAGCATATATTATTACAAAAATCATCTATAATTTCTTTATAaatagtatttatagaaattcATGCAACACAACAATAATCCTATTACATCTAGTGTTACAGAAGTTGAAACCATAGTCCCTCCGAATTTACCTGTTTACAGCATTATATTATCTACACAGCTTTATTATTTCAAACGTTCTAGCTCACATACACGGATAAAAGAGAAAACATAACAAAATTACATGCATAATTTTTGTGTCGAGGAAAGCACAAACCTTGGCAGGAAAACAAAATCAACGAGGATATAGCTCGGTGACTGAAACATCATTTACAGATGCCGAGCCTTCAGATGCAACCGTTCCAAACTTAAGCGAGGTCGAATCTTTTGAATTCTGATTCGTTGAATCCATGGGACCATAACGGCTAGCCATATAAAACGCAGGCTCAGCAGGTACCGGCAGGGTCATTGTTGAGCTACTGAGCATTAGACCAACGGTAGCCATTGTTGGCCTGTTTGCAGGATTTTCTTGGACACACAACAGTCCCATGTGAATGCATCTCATCATGTCGCGCACAGAACCAGCGCCATTCATCAGCGCAGGATCTACCATACTTGTTGCCGTCCCTTCTCGCCAGTTTTTCCATGTCTGCAAATGTGTGGCCATTAGATGCAATTAATAAAACCAGTCTGCGTGAACATTGATAGAGGAATTGTGTATAGCTTACAAGAGTCAAGAGGTCCTCCACATTATCCCCATTTTGGATACAAACATTTCTTCGACCACTCACGATTTCCAGAACCAGCACTCCGAAACTAAACACATCTGACTTGACGGAGTATTGCCCGTGCATTGCGTATTCAGGTGACATATATCCACTGTATACAGATTAGGATATTCAGTAAGGGAAGGATTAGAAATACTTGCTTAGAGAATTTGCGTGATGGTTAGCATTGGACTTACTAAGTTCCGACGATCTTGCTTGTGTTTCCTTGAGTTTCATCTGGTTTAAATAATCTTGCCATCCCAAAATCTGCAATTTTGGGGTTCATTTCTCCATCTAACAGCACATTACTAGCTTTGAGATCACGATGAATGATCTTGAGTCGAGATTCTTCGTGCAAATACAGAATTCCCTTTGCAATACCCCCAATGATCTTGTAGCGTCTATCCCAATCCAACTGTGAACGTTTGACTGGATCTGTTTGTCCAATATAAACCAAACCATTCCTACTTAGTAAAAACGAACCAACAACAATTGATATTCAATCAAAACTAAAGAAAAAGGATTACCAAATATGAACTGGTCAAGGCTTGCATTCTGAACAAATTCATATATTAGTACCCTCTCGGTTCCTTCCATAGAGAAACCTAAGAGCCTGACCAGATTCCTATGTTGAAGCTTGGCAACCAACAAAACCTCATTCTTGAATTCCATATTGCCTTGCCCTGAATCCTTGGACAGCCTTTTAACTGCTACTTCTTCGCCAGTTTGAAGTTTTCCCTGCGTTTGCAGCAAAATAGACTTGCATTACTTGATCTGAGACGGAGATGAGAATTATGCATGCTCTGTTTTATTGAAGTACAATATTAATTTACCTTATAAACAGCGCCGAATCCACCTTGCCCCAGCTTGTTAGCATCATCAAAATCATTAGTGGCAGCTCTAATGCTGCTAAACTCATATTGCAAGGATTCGACATTACTGATATCGTCAGCAGCTGATTTTTCACAAAACAGAACAAATAATCGAGGTTAGTTCCCACTAAAGTATGATGCATATAGATCTAAAAGTAGAAACAATCTTACTCTCGGCGGCATCATATGCCTTATTctgcttccttcttcttcttataaCGAAGACGATGGCAAAAGCAGCAACTATCAGAGCCACCGCAACtgggacaacaatgatgatgaTAACTTTTGTAGTGTTATCATCTTTCTTTCCTGGTATTGTATCAGTACCATTGGTTCCTGCAGTTATAAGAAAAAGTTTTTTAACCTTCATGTATTATAGCCACTAATTTGCAGTTCTTCATTAGAAGATGTacaagaaaatgaaaacaaaaagaaacagAACGGAATTTGTAGGTAGTTGTTAAGTTTTCCGGCAGCATATTCtgattcaaaattcaaatctcAATTTCATATTTTGCAAATTATAACAAATCTTCAAGGACTTCATCTTAGGGTTCGAATTCCTAAAATCAATTTGGGGATTTTCTTCGAGATAGCAGAATTACCTGGCGGCGAGGTCGGCGGAGGTGCTGGAGCTACAATTGCCACCCTCAATTCTCTCAGCCGAGTTTCATTGTAGAAGGTAGAAAGCTCATAGCGAATATTGCAATTGGGGTTTAGAACTCTGAACCCCTGCGAAAGATAACTCTGGTAACCTTGTGAAGCCTCGCTCAAGCATCTCTGGCACTCTTCTCGTGAGAAATCTGGAGTACACTGCACCAGAGCATAAATCGCCAAATCGGAGAAATTCCGACTCCCTACTCCGACCTTGAGCTGTGTGCCGTTAGCCGCCTGCGCCGCGAGTTGATCAACCAGCGCCGTCCTATCCGCCCTGAACCGATCTCCATCCGAGACATTTTGCGTGTTTCGCAACATATACGTGGGATCCGCCGTCTGCGTTTGGTATATGGGGTCGTTGGAGTAGCGCAGGGTGCAGAATTCGTACCAAATCGCGCCCTGCCTCTCGTTGGGGCAGGACAGGCGCACCTCTCGCGCGGCGGAATCGACGCAACTGCGGCAGAGCTGGAGGGTTTGATCGGCTCTGCAGAGGGCGAAGCCGTTGACGGTGTTTGGGGCCTGGCCGACGGAGGCGCGGCGGAAGCCGAAATCGGTGATGTTGGAGGAGAGAGAGCTGAGTAAGGCGTCGAGATTGTTGCTGTAGGTGCTGTTGGCTGTGTAATTTCCATTGCTGGTGCATTTAAAGGGATTTTGGGCTGTAGCTAAGGATGAAAGGTATATGAGGATGGACGCAATTATGAACACTCTGCTGCGACGCCATGAATACATTTCTGGAGAGGAGGAATGGAGAAACAAGAGTGTTTCTTCCAATTCTCCCAAAGAAATTCTCCCTTTTGAAGTGAACCGAATTCCAAACCAGGAAAAGTCTAGTTCATTTAATGGCACTCACACCTGCCTTCTTAGATTTTAACAGTGTTGAGGGGACGCTGACAATGAAATTCTCCCTATTGCTATTTCTTATATATTCGAGCTAAATTTtaacactaaaaataaaaaaatgagattCATTTCATATCGTTACTTATTTATTCCATTAATTGTTAAAAAAAGTATTCTGTAAATGGTGTAATTGCAAGTAGAAGGATACTGGTCAATTTTgtgattattatttaaaaatatctcaCCAGTTAGATAATAACATCAGGTACtcatgtttcaatttttagaaCAAAAGTCAAAATATATGTTGTTACTCAAAATTACATATCAATTGTCAAGCCTCCATTTTTGTAAGAGTGGGTTTTATATATCTCTCCTCACAATTTTATAGTCAGCTTGAGGGTATGAAAAAATCTTAAAATTGATAGGTTGATACAAATAGTTCGAAAAAATTGGAAGGATCAAAGTTCTAGCTCGAAATAAATGAAAACCCGATCTGCATGAATCGAATTAGTCCGAGTCTGATCGATTGGGTTGGTCCAAAAAGTCAGTGGATTGATCAGattaacaaattaatt
This window of the Salvia splendens isolate huo1 unplaced genomic scaffold, SspV2 ctg499, whole genome shotgun sequence genome carries:
- the LOC121790386 gene encoding putative receptor-like protein kinase At4g00960, which produces MYSWRRSRVFIIASILIYLSSLATAQNPFKCTSNGNYTANSTYSNNLDALLSSLSSNITDFGFRRASVGQAPNTVNGFALCRADQTLQLCRSCVDSAAREVRLSCPNERQGAIWYEFCTLRYSNDPIYQTQTADPTYMLRNTQNVSDGDRFRADRTALVDQLAAQAANGTQLKVGVGSRNFSDLAIYALVQCTPDFSREECQRCLSEASQGYQSYLSQGFRVLNPNCNIRYELSTFYNETRLRELRVAIVAPAPPPTSPPGTNGTDTIPGKKDDNTTKVIIIIVVPVAVALIVAAFAIVFVIRRRRKQNKAYDAAETADDISNVESLQYEFSSIRAATNDFDDANKLGQGGFGAVYKGKLQTGEEVAVKRLSKDSGQGNMEFKNEVLLVAKLQHRNLVRLLGFSMEGTERVLIYEFVQNASLDQFIFDPVKRSQLDWDRRYKIIGGIAKGILYLHEESRLKIIHRDLKASNVLLDGEMNPKIADFGMARLFKPDETQGNTSKIVGTYGYMSPEYAMHGQYSVKSDVFSFGVLVLEIVSGRRNVCIQNGDNVEDLLTLTWKNWREGTATSMVDPALMNGAGSVRDMMRCIHMGLLCVQENPANRPTMATVGLMLSSSTMTLPVPAEPAFYMASRYGPMDSTNQNSKDSTSLKFGTVASEGSASVNDVSVTELYPR